A window of the Pseudomonas furukawaii genome harbors these coding sequences:
- a CDS encoding SDR family oxidoreductase → MHNRIMITGAGSGLGREIALRWAREGWKLALSDVNEAGLAETLKLVREAGGDGFTRRCDVRDYSQLTALAQACEEKLGGIDIIVNNAGVAAGGFFEELSLEDWDWQISINLMGVVKGCKAFLPLLQKSQGRIINIASMAALMQGPAMSNYNVAKAGVVALSESLLVELKGEGIGVHVVCPSFFQTNLLDSFRGPTPAMKAQVGKLLESSPISAADIADTIYREVSEGVFMILPHEQGRLAWGLKQKNPQMLYDEMTSMCEKMRARQRSLA, encoded by the coding sequence ATGCACAACCGCATCATGATTACCGGCGCCGGTTCCGGGCTCGGTCGCGAAATCGCCCTGCGCTGGGCGCGCGAAGGCTGGAAACTGGCCCTCTCCGACGTCAACGAGGCCGGCCTGGCGGAGACCCTCAAACTGGTCCGGGAGGCCGGTGGCGATGGCTTCACCCGGCGTTGCGACGTCCGCGACTACAGCCAGCTCACCGCCCTGGCCCAGGCCTGCGAGGAGAAGCTCGGCGGCATCGACATCATCGTCAACAACGCCGGCGTGGCCGCTGGCGGCTTCTTTGAGGAACTGTCCCTCGAAGACTGGGACTGGCAGATCTCCATCAACCTCATGGGCGTGGTGAAGGGCTGCAAGGCCTTCCTGCCGCTCCTGCAGAAGAGCCAGGGGCGCATCATCAACATCGCCTCCATGGCGGCCCTGATGCAGGGACCGGCCATGAGCAACTACAACGTGGCCAAGGCGGGCGTCGTGGCGCTCTCGGAGAGCCTGCTGGTGGAGCTGAAAGGGGAGGGCATCGGCGTTCATGTGGTCTGCCCGTCGTTCTTCCAGACCAACCTGCTGGATTCCTTCCGCGGCCCCACCCCGGCCATGAAGGCCCAGGTGGGCAAGCTGCTGGAAAGCTCCCCCATCAGTGCCGCCGACATCGCCGACACCATCTACCGCGAGGTGTCCGAGGGCGTCTTCATGATCCTGCCCCATGAGCAGGGGCGCCTGGCCTGGGGCCTGAAGCAGAAGAACCCGCAGATGCTCTACGACGAGATGACCAGCATGTGCGAGAAGATGCGCGCCAGGCAGCGCTCGCTGGCCTGA
- a CDS encoding MFS transporter translates to MKPLSRAWLLLALVLAAINLRPGITSLAPLIERIAHELSLSRSLISLTTALPVLCMGLLAPLAPRLAVRFGLERVVAACLGLIGVALLARLGSHASEVLIGSAIFLGAGIAVAGPLLSGFIKRHFHDRMGRVVAWYSLSMTIGGAGGAVLTPPVTQWLGDQWHLGLAAWALPAVLTALLWLCLPNQSDATGEGESGGLPWTVPRAWLVTTLFALQAGLFYALATWLVARYHEAGFSLLRSNSLFSLFMLVGVPSAFLLPWLAQRFDNRYLLLLLCSVVSSLCLAMITFQPTLLPEVWAALLSLGLSGSFALSMVLPLYEAGSPLAVSRWTAMMLCAGYSLGCLTPVLAGLGRDLAGNYQVPFMVITGLALVMCVIAWRLGQGRR, encoded by the coding sequence GTGAAACCCCTCTCCCGCGCCTGGCTGCTGCTGGCGCTAGTCCTCGCTGCCATCAACCTGCGTCCCGGTATCACCTCCCTCGCGCCGCTGATCGAGCGGATCGCCCACGAACTTTCCCTGAGCCGCAGCCTCATCAGCCTGACCACGGCCCTGCCGGTGCTCTGCATGGGCCTGCTGGCTCCCCTGGCGCCGCGACTGGCGGTGCGCTTCGGCCTGGAGCGGGTGGTCGCCGCCTGTCTCGGGCTGATCGGCGTCGCCCTGCTGGCGCGCCTGGGCAGCCACGCCAGCGAGGTACTGATCGGCAGCGCCATCTTCCTTGGTGCGGGCATCGCCGTGGCCGGGCCGCTGTTGTCCGGGTTCATCAAGCGTCATTTCCACGATCGCATGGGCCGGGTGGTGGCCTGGTATTCCCTGAGCATGACCATCGGCGGTGCCGGCGGCGCGGTGCTGACCCCGCCGGTGACCCAGTGGCTCGGTGATCAGTGGCACCTCGGCCTGGCCGCCTGGGCCTTGCCGGCGGTGCTGACGGCGTTGCTCTGGCTGTGCCTGCCGAACCAGTCGGACGCCACGGGCGAAGGCGAGTCGGGCGGCTTGCCCTGGACGGTGCCGCGAGCCTGGCTGGTCACCACGCTCTTCGCCCTCCAGGCCGGGTTGTTCTATGCCCTGGCCACCTGGCTGGTGGCCCGTTATCACGAGGCCGGTTTCAGCCTGCTGCGCAGCAACAGCCTGTTCAGCCTCTTCATGCTGGTGGGCGTGCCCAGCGCCTTCCTGCTGCCCTGGTTGGCCCAGCGCTTCGATAACCGTTACCTGTTGCTGCTGCTCTGCAGTGTGGTCAGCAGCCTCTGCCTGGCGATGATCACCTTCCAGCCGACCCTGCTGCCCGAGGTCTGGGCGGCCCTGCTGAGCCTGGGGTTGAGCGGCTCATTCGCGTTGTCCATGGTGCTGCCGCTGTACGAGGCCGGCTCGCCCCTGGCGGTGAGCCGCTGGACCGCGATGATGCTCTGCGCCGGTTACAGCCTGGGTTGCCTGACCCCGGTGCTTGCCGGGCTGGGGCGTGACCTGGCCGGCAACTATCAGGTGCCCTTCATGGTGATCACCGGGCTGGCGCTGGTGATGTGCGTGATCGCCTGGCGGCTCGGCCAAGGCCGGCGCTGA